A single window of Streptomyces griseoviridis DNA harbors:
- a CDS encoding LysR substrate-binding domain-containing protein, which yields MELRHLHHFVAVAEDQHFTRAAERLMVSQSGLSASIRALERELRAPLFVRTTRRVTLTEAGRALLGEAERILAQVRSAQEAVAAVQGVLRGTLALGTEQCIAGVDVAGLLATFRRRHPDVEIRLRQAGSGALAEEVAAGRLDLAFAYRTQDDTDQLRSVSLTGEPMTVLCHPRHRLAGAGSPLAPGELGGEVFVDFHPDWGPRRTTDAAFAAAGVPRTVALEVNDVHSLLDLVDENLGIAVVPSHFREKRPALTALDLEDTDDVVYETVALLPPETATSPAARALMTLLDRPEEGDLAPPREGSRS from the coding sequence ATGGAACTGCGCCATCTCCACCACTTCGTCGCGGTCGCCGAGGACCAGCACTTCACCCGGGCCGCGGAGCGGTTGATGGTGTCCCAGTCGGGTCTCTCGGCCTCGATCCGGGCCCTGGAGCGTGAGCTGCGGGCGCCGCTGTTCGTGCGGACCACCCGCCGGGTGACGCTGACCGAGGCGGGGCGGGCGCTGCTGGGCGAGGCCGAGCGGATCCTCGCGCAGGTGCGGTCGGCGCAGGAGGCGGTGGCGGCGGTGCAGGGCGTGCTGCGCGGGACGCTGGCGCTGGGCACCGAGCAGTGCATCGCGGGGGTGGACGTGGCGGGCCTGCTCGCGACGTTCAGACGGCGCCACCCCGACGTGGAGATCAGGCTGCGGCAGGCGGGTTCGGGGGCGCTGGCGGAGGAGGTCGCGGCCGGGCGCCTCGACCTGGCGTTCGCCTACCGGACGCAGGACGACACGGACCAGCTGCGGTCGGTGTCGCTGACGGGTGAGCCGATGACCGTCCTGTGTCATCCCCGGCACCGGCTCGCCGGGGCGGGTTCGCCACTGGCGCCCGGTGAGCTGGGCGGCGAGGTGTTCGTGGACTTCCACCCGGACTGGGGTCCGCGCCGCACCACCGACGCGGCGTTCGCCGCCGCGGGGGTGCCGCGCACGGTGGCCCTCGAGGTGAACGACGTGCACAGTCTCCTCGACCTGGTCGACGAGAACCTCGGCATAGCGGTCGTGCCGAGCCACTTCCGCGAGAAGCGGCCCGCGCTCACCGCGCTCGACCTGGAGGACACCGACGACGTCGTGTACGAGACGGTCGCCCTGCTGCCCCCGGAGACGGCCACCAGCCCCGCGGCCCGCGCGCTGATGACGCTCCTCGACAGACCCGAAGAAGGCGACCTGGCACCACCGCGGGAGGGGTCCCGCTCCTAG
- a CDS encoding carotenoid oxygenase family protein yields MTAELTACGLPVTGRIPVRGAPMTHDFATDDGDPRHGRVRQRTLDDRPQEFPQANGSLVARRHRYGYAVGEAVFVPRDPGARAAAEDDGYAPAYAHDPDRGAADPLILADQDFTGEPVARVHLPGRRPLGLRRNRIPDA; encoded by the coding sequence GTGACGGCGGAACTGACCGCCTGCGGCCTGCCGGTCACCGGGCGGATTCCGGTGCGGGGCGCGCCGATGACGCACGACTTCGCAACGGATGACGGTGATCCGCGCCACGGCCGGGTGCGGCAGCGGACGCTGGACGACAGGCCCCAAGAGTTCCCGCAGGCGAACGGGTCGCTGGTGGCCAGGCGGCACCGGTACGGCTACGCGGTGGGCGAGGCGGTGTTCGTGCCGCGCGACCCGGGCGCCCGCGCGGCGGCCGAGGACGACGGGTACGCGCCTGCGTACGCCCATGATCCGGACCGGGGCGCCGCCGACCCGCTGATCCTGGCCGACCAGGACTTCACCGGCGAGCCGGTGGCCCGGGTGCACCTGCCGGGACGGAGGCCGCTCGGCCTCCGCAGGAACCGGATTCCGGACGCGTGA
- a CDS encoding mycothiol transferase — MHARDILIDGFDRIRDEVHATVESLGTDALNARPDHDANSVAWLVWHLTRVQDDHVADAFGLDQVWPTGGWQKRFGLDLPPLDTGYGHSAARVAKVRVDSGKLLTGYYDAVHEQTLGALRGMTAKDLDRVVDERWDPPVTVGVRLVSVLSDDLQHVGQAAYLRGLLQTSSA; from the coding sequence ATGCACGCACGGGACATTCTCATCGACGGCTTCGACCGGATCCGCGACGAGGTGCACGCGACCGTCGAGAGCCTCGGCACGGACGCCCTCAACGCCCGGCCCGACCACGACGCCAACTCCGTCGCATGGCTGGTCTGGCATCTGACCCGGGTCCAGGACGACCATGTGGCCGACGCCTTCGGCCTCGACCAGGTGTGGCCGACGGGGGGCTGGCAGAAGCGGTTCGGCCTCGACCTGCCCCCCTTGGACACCGGGTACGGGCACAGCGCGGCCCGGGTCGCCAAGGTGCGCGTCGACTCGGGGAAGCTGCTGACCGGCTACTACGACGCCGTCCACGAGCAGACCCTCGGGGCGCTGCGGGGGATGACGGCGAAGGACCTCGACCGGGTCGTGGACGAGCGCTGGGACCCTCCGGTCACCGTGGGGGTGCGGCTGGTGAGCGTCCTGTCCGACGACCTCCAGCACGTCGGACAGGCCGCCTACCTGCGCGGGCTCCTTCAGACCAGCTCGGCGTAG
- a CDS encoding adenosine deaminase: protein MTAPLTDTALRRLPKAVLHDHLDGGLRPATVVELSAQIGHQLPTTDPDELAAWYVAAADSGDLVRYIATFEHTLAVMQTREGLLRTAEEYVLDLAADGVVYAEVRYAPELMLSGGLGLAEVVETVQEGLAAGMAKAAAAGTPVRVGTLLCGMRMFDRVREAADLAVAFRDAGVVGFDIAGAEDGFPPADHLDAFRHLRAESVPFTIHAGEAHGLPSIHQALQVCGAQRIGHGVRITEDIVDGKLGRLAGWVRDRRIALEMCPTSNLQTGAATSIAEHPITALKDLGFRVTLNTDNRLVSGTTMTREMALLVEHAGWTARDLRTVTVNALKSAFLPYDERTALIEDVVLPGYAELV from the coding sequence ATGACCGCGCCGCTCACCGACACCGCCCTGCGCCGCCTGCCCAAGGCCGTCCTGCACGACCACCTCGACGGCGGACTGCGCCCCGCCACCGTCGTCGAACTCTCGGCCCAGATCGGCCACCAGTTGCCCACCACCGACCCCGACGAGCTGGCCGCCTGGTACGTCGCGGCCGCCGACTCCGGCGACCTGGTCCGCTACATAGCCACCTTCGAGCACACCCTGGCCGTGATGCAGACCCGCGAGGGCCTGCTGCGCACCGCCGAGGAGTACGTCCTCGACCTGGCCGCCGACGGTGTCGTCTACGCCGAGGTCCGCTACGCCCCCGAGCTGATGCTGAGCGGCGGACTGGGCCTCGCGGAGGTCGTCGAGACCGTCCAGGAGGGGCTGGCGGCGGGCATGGCCAAGGCCGCGGCGGCCGGCACCCCGGTGCGGGTCGGCACCCTGCTCTGCGGCATGCGCATGTTCGACCGGGTGCGGGAGGCCGCCGACCTCGCCGTGGCGTTCCGGGACGCCGGGGTCGTCGGCTTCGACATCGCGGGCGCCGAGGACGGCTTCCCGCCCGCCGACCACCTCGACGCCTTCCGGCACCTGCGCGCCGAGAGCGTGCCGTTCACCATCCACGCGGGTGAGGCGCACGGCCTGCCCAGCATCCACCAGGCGCTCCAGGTGTGCGGCGCCCAGCGGATCGGCCACGGCGTGCGGATCACCGAGGACATCGTCGACGGCAAGCTCGGCCGGCTCGCCGGCTGGGTCCGCGACCGCCGGATCGCCCTGGAGATGTGCCCCACCTCCAACCTCCAGACCGGCGCCGCCACCTCCATCGCCGAGCACCCCATCACCGCGCTCAAGGACCTCGGCTTCCGGGTCACCCTCAACACCGACAACCGGCTGGTGTCCGGCACCACGATGACCCGCGAGATGGCCCTGCTGGTCGAGCACGCCGGATGGACGGCGCGGGACCTGCGCACGGTCACGGTGAACGCCCTCAAGAGCGCCTTCCTGCCCTACGACGAGCGCACGGCCCTCATCGAGGACGTCGTCCTGCCCGGCTACGCCGAGCTGGTCTGA
- a CDS encoding VOC family protein, producing the protein MSRIALVTLVVDDYDEAIRFYVDALGFRLVEDAPRPDGTRWVVVAPGPDGTGTGMLLARTKNEAQRGRIGDQTGGRVGFFLHTEDFARDHARMLAAGVRFLEEPRHEPYGSVAVFQDLYGNRWDLLEPARP; encoded by the coding sequence ATGAGCCGTATCGCCCTGGTCACCCTCGTCGTCGACGACTACGACGAGGCGATCCGCTTCTACGTCGACGCCCTCGGGTTCCGGCTCGTCGAGGACGCCCCGCGCCCGGACGGCACCCGCTGGGTCGTCGTCGCGCCAGGACCGGACGGCACCGGCACCGGAATGCTGCTGGCCCGCACGAAGAACGAGGCGCAGCGCGGCCGGATCGGTGACCAGACCGGCGGGCGGGTCGGCTTCTTCCTGCACACCGAGGACTTCGCCCGCGACCACGCCCGCATGCTCGCCGCGGGCGTGAGATTCCTCGAGGAGCCCAGGCACGAGCCCTACGGTTCCGTCGCCGTCTTCCAGGACCTGTACGGAAACCGCTGGGACCTGCTCGAGCCCGCCCGACCGTGA
- a CDS encoding aldo/keto reductase, which produces MTSRTITADAAGRWELAGLTVNRMGFGAMRLTGSAAFHLGTPSDRDRSLAVLREAVARGVDHIDTAAFYFSRLRSANELINRALAPYRDDLLIATKVGPYRDQRGEWGTAARPDELRGHVEENLRQLGRDHLDLVYLRRMRQDSIAEHFGALAALRDAGLIRHLGVSQIEPRHLAEAQAIAPVVAVQNRYGLDPAGSDQAASDADAILRLCGEQGIAFVPYYAVAGRHGERAVTGPDHDEVLAVARAHGATPAQVRIAWVLSRGPHVLAIPGTGNPDHLAENVAAGALRLTDDDLKRLDALRAGPAPVNPEG; this is translated from the coding sequence ATGACCTCACGGACCATCACCGCGGACGCCGCCGGCAGGTGGGAACTGGCCGGCCTGACCGTCAACCGCATGGGCTTCGGCGCGATGCGGCTGACGGGCAGCGCCGCCTTCCATCTCGGCACCCCGAGCGACCGGGACCGCTCCCTCGCCGTGCTGCGCGAGGCCGTCGCGCGGGGCGTCGACCACATCGACACGGCCGCCTTCTACTTCTCCCGGCTGCGCTCCGCCAACGAACTCATCAACCGCGCCCTCGCCCCCTACCGAGACGACCTCCTCATCGCCACCAAGGTCGGCCCCTACCGCGACCAGCGGGGCGAGTGGGGCACGGCGGCCCGGCCCGACGAACTGCGCGGCCATGTCGAGGAGAACCTGCGCCAGCTCGGCCGGGACCATCTCGACCTGGTCTATCTGCGCCGGATGCGCCAGGACTCGATCGCCGAGCACTTCGGCGCCCTCGCCGCACTCCGCGACGCGGGCCTGATCCGGCACCTCGGCGTCTCCCAGATCGAGCCCAGGCACCTCGCCGAGGCGCAGGCCATCGCGCCGGTCGTCGCGGTGCAGAACCGCTACGGCCTCGACCCCGCGGGCTCCGACCAGGCCGCGTCCGACGCGGACGCGATCCTGCGGCTCTGCGGTGAACAGGGCATCGCGTTCGTCCCGTACTACGCGGTCGCCGGCCGGCACGGCGAAAGGGCCGTCACCGGCCCCGACCACGACGAGGTCCTGGCCGTCGCCCGCGCCCACGGCGCCACGCCCGCCCAGGTCCGCATCGCCTGGGTCCTGAGCCGGGGCCCGCACGTCCTGGCCATCCCCGGCACCGGCAACCCCGACCACCTCGCGGAGAACGTGGCGGCGGGCGCGCTGCGCCTGACGGACGACGACCTGAAGCGCCTCGACGCGCTGCGCGCGGGCCCGGCTCCGGTGAACCCCGAGGGGTGA
- a CDS encoding PI-PLC domain-containing protein, protein MRTPHALLATAAALAATVMAPTGTAPTAHAAAAVPAPGAYYVQSATTGLNAADDAGAVEQHRPKGNEDRQQWTLRASGASYVLESADAVGNCLGRSGTAARTVGCASPDALWDIAPSGADQYTLKTPGAEGYLTVAAKPAGANYPDQLAVGPAGTLATWYLTPVAPATRPMPPADQRTLDQVTFLTAHNAYANGVDGGFAPPFVNLFPNQARGIDRQLADGVRGFMLDIHQTPDGAILCHNSCTLVSRPVALWVDLQRIVDFLKAHPDQIATVFLEDYVDPGVLRGELARVAGLSDVLYRPDRTGVRQNGWPRTADMVAAGQRLLIFTDHSRSADESAGLTRDSFGVMYQREWTVENYWSMGSGASSSDWSCYSRWYDANSNIPLTRTEGAFRPLFVMNHFRDTTVTATATTDNTKLADRARRFCQPAARAKPTFLAVDRYDLGDIASAVASLNSYVYP, encoded by the coding sequence ATGCGCACCCCCCACGCCCTGCTCGCGACGGCCGCCGCGCTCGCGGCCACCGTCATGGCCCCCACCGGCACGGCGCCCACGGCGCACGCCGCCGCCGCGGTACCCGCACCCGGCGCCTACTACGTCCAGAGCGCGACGACCGGCCTCAACGCGGCCGACGACGCGGGAGCGGTCGAGCAGCACAGACCCAAGGGCAACGAGGACCGCCAGCAGTGGACGCTGAGGGCGAGCGGGGCCTCCTACGTCCTGGAGAGCGCGGACGCGGTGGGCAACTGTCTCGGCCGCTCCGGGACCGCCGCCAGGACCGTCGGCTGCGCGAGCCCCGACGCCCTCTGGGACATCGCACCCTCCGGCGCCGACCAGTACACCCTCAAGACCCCGGGCGCGGAAGGGTACTTGACCGTCGCCGCCAAGCCGGCCGGTGCCAACTACCCCGACCAGCTCGCCGTCGGCCCCGCCGGAACCCTCGCCACCTGGTACCTCACCCCCGTCGCACCCGCGACCCGCCCGATGCCGCCCGCCGACCAGCGCACCCTCGACCAGGTCACCTTCCTCACCGCCCACAACGCCTACGCCAACGGCGTCGACGGCGGCTTCGCACCCCCCTTCGTGAACCTCTTCCCCAACCAGGCGCGCGGCATCGACCGCCAACTCGCCGACGGGGTACGCGGGTTCATGCTGGACATCCACCAGACCCCGGACGGCGCCATCCTCTGCCACAACAGCTGCACGCTGGTCAGCAGGCCCGTCGCGCTCTGGGTCGACCTCCAGCGCATCGTCGACTTCCTCAAGGCGCACCCCGACCAGATCGCCACCGTCTTCCTGGAGGACTACGTCGACCCCGGGGTACTGCGCGGCGAACTCGCCCGCGTGGCCGGTCTGTCCGACGTCCTCTACCGCCCCGACAGGACCGGCGTCCGCCAGAACGGCTGGCCCAGGACCGCCGACATGGTCGCCGCGGGACAGCGGCTGCTGATCTTCACCGACCACAGCCGCTCCGCCGACGAGTCCGCCGGACTCACCCGGGACAGCTTCGGCGTGATGTACCAGCGCGAGTGGACCGTGGAGAACTACTGGTCCATGGGCTCGGGCGCCTCCTCGTCCGACTGGTCCTGCTACAGCCGCTGGTACGACGCCAACAGCAACATTCCGCTGACCCGCACCGAGGGCGCCTTCCGCCCGCTGTTCGTGATGAACCACTTCCGCGACACCACCGTCACCGCCACGGCCACCACGGACAACACCAAACTCGCCGACCGGGCCCGGCGGTTCTGCCAGCCGGCCGCCCGCGCGAAGCCCACCTTCCTCGCCGTCGACCGCTACGACCTCGGCGACATCGCGTCCGCCGTCGCCTCCCTCAACTCCTACGTCTACCCGTGA
- a CDS encoding SGNH/GDSL hydrolase family protein produces MSRSRLPAAVRAVFATATALAAVLSVFTPVSAAPSAAAGPPRYVALGDSYSANVFVRPWNPTDGCGRSYRNYPHQVAEELGLRLVDVTCGAAEVQDGVLGPQPSSKVLGPPSAPTAGGWPARPAQIERLRADTDYVSVGIGGNSLGFGEIVTQCLKRGLTTLGLGTPCTKHYTSGEGRDWLAGRFAQLDGEFGRMMTRIRERAPHARVALVGYPAIVPTNSGCHWGVWRQLGTVAKGDMPWLDGLERRLNSLIAEQAAAHGATYVDTYGPSRAHGLCAGAGQKWMYGVRDDLTGDGDQTDPPARLCALLPGTGATCTFVHPNALGADNQARQLRAAFERFRAPVPAAQRS; encoded by the coding sequence ATGTCCAGATCCCGTCTGCCAGCCGCTGTCCGCGCGGTGTTCGCCACCGCCACGGCACTCGCCGCCGTGCTGTCGGTGTTCACCCCGGTCTCGGCGGCGCCGTCCGCCGCGGCCGGGCCGCCGAGGTATGTCGCTCTGGGCGACTCGTACAGCGCCAATGTCTTTGTCCGCCCGTGGAATCCCACCGACGGCTGCGGCCGCTCCTACCGGAACTACCCGCACCAGGTCGCCGAGGAGCTGGGGCTGCGCCTGGTGGACGTCACCTGTGGCGCGGCCGAGGTGCAGGACGGTGTGCTGGGCCCGCAGCCGTCCTCGAAGGTCCTCGGTCCGCCCTCCGCGCCGACCGCGGGCGGCTGGCCGGCCAGGCCCGCGCAGATCGAGCGCCTGCGCGCCGACACCGACTACGTGAGCGTCGGCATCGGCGGCAACTCCCTCGGCTTCGGCGAGATCGTGACCCAGTGCCTCAAACGCGGTCTGACCACCCTCGGCCTCGGCACCCCCTGCACCAAGCACTACACCAGCGGCGAGGGCCGCGACTGGCTGGCCGGAAGGTTCGCGCAACTGGACGGCGAGTTCGGGCGGATGATGACCCGGATCCGCGAGCGCGCCCCGCACGCCCGGGTCGCACTGGTCGGCTACCCGGCGATCGTCCCCACCAACTCCGGTTGCCACTGGGGCGTCTGGCGCCAGCTGGGCACCGTCGCCAAGGGCGACATGCCCTGGCTCGACGGGCTGGAGCGGCGGCTCAACAGCCTGATCGCCGAGCAGGCCGCCGCCCACGGCGCGACCTACGTCGACACCTACGGGCCCAGCAGGGCTCACGGACTGTGCGCGGGCGCGGGGCAGAAGTGGATGTACGGGGTCCGCGACGACCTCACCGGCGACGGCGACCAGACGGACCCGCCCGCGCGCCTGTGCGCCCTGCTCCCCGGCACCGGCGCGACGTGCACCTTCGTCCACCCGAACGCCCTCGGCGCGGACAACCAGGCCCGTCAGCTGCGGGCCGCCTTCGAACGGTTCCGTGCCCCGGTCCCGGCAGCCCAGCGTTCCTGA